The Eubacterium sp. MSJ-33 genomic sequence GCTACATTTTCACGTACGATGGCGACACTGATGGCATCCGGTATCAGTTTGATCGATGCAGTAGAACAGGTAGCAAAGATGATCAATAACCGAATCATCCGGGAAGCACTCTTGGATGCAAAGGTTCAGATCTCAAAAGGTGTGCCGCTTTCCAAGCCGCTTCGAGATTGTGGTATCTTCCCTGCGATGCTGCCACAGATGACACGTATCGGTGAGGAAACCGGTAATATCGAAGATATGATGGATAAGGTTGCAGATTATTATGAGATGGAAGTAAACGATGCAACAGATGCATTAACCGCAGCGATGGAACCACTTATCATTGTAATCATGGGTGTTGTAGTTGGTGGTATCGTTATGGCTATCTACAGCCCAATGCTTAGTATGTACGACGCGGTCGACAGCTACTAAGATTCTGGTCGGATACAAACCGTCGGGCGAGGACGTCGGTTTTATCATATAAAAAACTATATAAAGAAAAGGAGAGAAAATTTATGAAGAAAACAAACAACAAAGGTTTCTCACTCGTAGAGTTGATTATCGTTATTGCTATCATGGCTATCCTTGCTGGTGCTATTGCGCCTGCACTGATCAAGTACATTGATAAGTCTAGAAAGTCTAACGACGTTAGCTCTGCAAAGACAATTAAGACAGCAATCGAGACAGCACTTGGTACAGAAAGCGTATATGAGACGTTGACAAACATTGATGACACTAAGGATGTAACGAAGATTACTATTTTGCCGGGAGAATCTACAGCGTCTGACACATCAACAGGTACGTCAGCTGTCAGCATTACAGATTGTACAGCACAGACAGGATCTGCGTCATTAACAGAATGTGCTAAGTCAATTGGTTCTA encodes the following:
- a CDS encoding type II secretion system protein; translation: MKKTNNKGFSLVELIIVIAIMAILAGAIAPALIKYIDKSRKSNDVSSAKTIKTAIETALGTESVYETLTNIDDTKDVTKITILPGESTASDTSTGTSAVSITDCTAQTGSASLTECAKSIGSNIGEKTPKTKYKKEINNEGDPKGAGTKFAPQSFVAFITPGGTVYVCVAPASGTGASCDPDGGSSGSASFTSCAPLAPEVCKGYQ